Sequence from the Herbaspirillum sp. meg3 genome:
GACACGCGCTCCAGCACCACATGTGCAGCCACCATGATCTTGCCTTGCAACGCCAACAACCATTGCTGCGGCACATGCTTGAGCGGCGCTTCGATAAATGCTTCATCGATAGTGAGTTCCGACTCGTGATGCTGCGCAAAGGTATAGGTGGCGAACTCGGTATGGCACTCCCACTTCAGGCGAAAGCGTCCGAAATCATGGAAGAAATGCTTGGCATCCATGCCCGGCGCAGTCACACCGAAATGGACGCACAAGTCGGTCAGCAAGGCATGCTGGAATACAGCATGACGACTGGTGTCGGCCGCCTGGTCGCGCACATACACTGCCAGATGCGTCAGACTCTCAGGCGCCTTGAGGTGCAAAAACGGTCGCGAGTGCACTTCTGCGGCCAGTGCAACGCGCTGCGGATGATTCAGATTGGCGTACACGATGGACATGAACTTACCTTTTCAATCAAAACAGAATTCGTATTGCAAGCACAGTGGGATCTGAACAGTAAGCCCTGAATATGACGCCGGGATGATGACGCTACACCAACACAGCGAAGCAGGATTCATTCCACGCATTCACTCTGCACAAAGTGCGCGTCGGCAAGCGCATCCTGCGCGGACGCTTCACGCCAATGATCTTAATTGGGACGGCACGCTCAGCCTTGCGGCGCCGGATAACTCACTTCAAGAATCGTCAATTGCTCGACACCGGCCGGCGTCTGCAAAGTCACTTCATCACCCTCGCGCGCCTTGGTCAGCGTGCGTGCCACCGGCGACACCCAGCTGATCTTGCCGTTGAGCGGATCGAGTTCATCGATGCCGACGATGGTGACGGTGTGTTCGACGCCATCCTGATTTTCATAGGTTACGGTGGCGCCGAAAAAGATCTGATCATTGCCGTGATGGATAGTCGGATCCACTACCTCAGCGATATCCAGACGCTTGGTGAGAAAGCGGATACGCCGGTCGATTTCGCGCAGGCGGCGCTTACCGTAAATGTAGTCGCCGTTTTCGGAACGGTCGCCGTTCGAAGCAGCCCAGTGGACGATACGCACGACTTCCGGACGATCGACATCGATCAGATGCAGCAGCTCGTCCTTGATCCGCTTGTGCCCTTCAGGCGTCATGTAATTCTTTGACCCAGGCGGAATTGCCGGCAACGCCAGTTCGTCGTCATCATCGCCATCGGATTCTTTTACGAATGCTTTATTCATGTTCTCACTTGCATATTTCACTTGGTGCAGACCGGCCGGTATGTCCATCATTGTAGCGGTATGTTAAAGTCGCCGAGAACGCTTTTCACTGATAACTCATATTCACACGGCAGCACCTGCACTGCATTCAAGCCCTAAAAAACCACGCTTCCACAACGCTTCCATCAGTCACTTCCATGTCCACCACTACTCGCTACCGTATCGGCCTGGCCGCCAACCGCGCCCATCAAGACGCCCCGAACTCTGCATTGGTTCAGCTGCTGCAAGGATCACGCGCACGCATCGAAGCCTTGCAACCGGAACTGGTCG
This genomic interval carries:
- the greB gene encoding transcription elongation factor GreB; amino-acid sequence: MNKAFVKESDGDDDDELALPAIPPGSKNYMTPEGHKRIKDELLHLIDVDRPEVVRIVHWAASNGDRSENGDYIYGKRRLREIDRRIRFLTKRLDIAEVVDPTIHHGNDQIFFGATVTYENQDGVEHTVTIVGIDELDPLNGKISWVSPVARTLTKAREGDEVTLQTPAGVEQLTILEVSYPAPQG